The following is a genomic window from Candidatus Epulonipiscium sp..
TACCTGGAAATACATTAGGGACCACATTGTAGATAAAAAAAAGGGAGAATGGTTTTGGGGACTTTCAGAAAATAATGAGATAAAAAATGAAAAACCTAAAGTGAGTCCATGGAAATGCCCTTATCACAATAGTCGGACCTGTTTTGAAATAATTAAAAGAACAATGAAAGGCAATACTTCGGAGATTAATATGAATCCTGGAAAAGAATTCGATGAAAGATTAAAAAAATTATTGCGTCAATATGAAAAATTAATAAATTGTCAGAATGAAAAACTAGAAGATACGAATGGCGTTTTTTTCCGTTATAAATATCCCGTCCTAACTAAAGACCATACGCCAATTTTTTGGAAATATGATTTAGATATGGACACCAATCCTTATTTGATGGAAAGGCTAGGAATCAATGCGGTATTTAATGCAGGGGCAATTGAACTTAATAATAAATTTTATTTAGTTGCTAGGGTTGAGGGTAATGATAGGAAATCATTTTTTGCTGTGGCAGAAAGTGATACAGGTATAGATGGCTTTAGGTTTTGGGATTATCCCATATTGATGCCTGAGACAAAGAATCCAGATACAAATGTTTATGATATGCGTTTGGTAAAACATGAGGATGGATGGATTTACGGTCTTTTTTGTACTGAAAGAAAAAATCTTAATGTCCCTCTTGGAGATACTTCCAGTGCCATAGCCCAATGTGGCATAGCAAGAACAAAGGACCTAAAGCATTGGGAAAGACTTCCGGATTTAGTAACCAAATCTCCACAGCAAAGAAATGTAGTTTTGCACCCTGAATTTATTAATGGTAAATATGCATTTTATACAAGACCACAAGATGACTTTATAGAAGCCGGCAGTGGCGGGGGGATAGGCTTTGGATTTTCAAAGAGTATGGAAAATCCTATTATTGATGAGGAAAGAATTATCGATGAAAAAGTATATCATACAATAAAAGAAGTGAAAAATGGCCAGGGGGCAGCACCTATTAAAACGGCCAAGGGGTGGCTTCATATTGCCCATGGTGTTAGGAATACTGCTGCAGGCCTTAGGTATGTGCTATATGCCTTCTTAACCGACTTAAAGAAGCCTGATGAAGTAATAAGCGCTCCCGGAGGGTATCTTATAGCCCCAGAGGGAGAGGAAAGAATCGGGGACGTGTTAAATGTAGTATTTTGTAATGGGGTTATTGCAAGAAAGAGTGGAGAAATATACATATATTATGCTTCTTCTGATACACGCACCCATGTGGCAACAACAACAGTAGATAGACTTTTAGATTATGTACTTAACACACCGTCTGATCCGCTTTATTCCTATGCCTGCGTAAAGCAAAGGTATGAATTAATAGATAAGAACCTTAAGCTTATGAAGAGTTAGACGGATTAAATATTTATTGGGGGGAAAATTATGATTGAAATGACTTTAAACGGACAATGGTTAATGAAAAAAGTTGATGATAGCAAATGGATGGGGGGCGAAGTACCCGGCTCCGTTTATAAAGATTTTTTAGATAATGGTATAATACCTGACCCCTATTACAGAGATAATGAAGAAAGCATTATGAAGCTTTCTGATTATGACTATGAATATAAGAGAAATTTCAAGATTGATTGCGATATGCTCTCTTATGATAAAGTTTATTTATCCTGTGATGGTATTGATACTCTAAGTACCGTGGAGATTAATGGTAAAGAGGTATTAAAGACAGATAATATGCATAGTCAATATGAAATAGAGATAAAAGATTTTTTGATAGTAGGTGAAAATGAAATAAGGGTGGTTATATATTCTCCAACAAAATATATAAAGTTAAAAAACAAAGAACAGTTCCTGTGGAATACGTCAGATGCTCTAAAAGGCATCGGACATATCAGGAAAGCCCATTATATGTTTGGATGGGATTGGGGACCAAAGCTTCCTGATATGGGAATTTGGAGAGATATTAGCCTTAAGGCATATTCCAAAAAAAGAATAAAAGATATATATATAACCCAACACCATAAGAAAGAAAAAGTAATATTAGATTTGGATATTTCATGTGAAAACTGGGAAAACAATTTTAATGACATTACTATACAAGTTACTTCTCCTGATGGAGAAAGCATAGAATTTAAAAAAGAAAATATGAGTAATAAAGATAAGATACAGATAGATATTTTAGACCCTAAATTATGGTGGCCTAATGGATATGGGGAGCAGCCACTATACAAAATCGAGGTAATCTTAAAAGAAAATGCAAGAATCCTAGACAAAAGATTCTTAAGAATTGGTCTTAGAACCCTAACCATTAAGCAGGAAAAGGACAAATGGGGTGAAAGTTTTGCCTTTGAAATTAATGGGATAATGATATTTTCTAAAGGGGCAAATTATATCCCAGAGGATAATATCCTTGGGCGATGCAATAAAGAAAGAACAAAAATGCTCATAGAAGACTGCATTGATGCAAATTTTAATACCATAAGGGTATGGGGTGGAGGAATATATCCAGAAGATTACTTTTATGATTTATGTGATAAATATGGTCTAATTGTATGGCAGGATTTTATGTATGCTTGCACAGTTTATGATTTGAACGGGGATTTTAAGAAAAGTATAGAAAAAGAGACTATAGATAATGTAAAGCGGATTAGGCATCATGCTTGTTTAGGATTATGGTGTGGGAATAATGAAATGGAATCCGCTTGGGTGGAATGGAATTTTCCTAAAACCCCAAAATTAAAATGTGATTACATTAAGCAGTTTGAGGTATTGATTTTCGATATAGTAAACGAATATGACCCTAATACCTTTTATTGGCCTTCATCTCCATCTTCAGGGGGGAATTTTGATAATCCTAGTTCGGAAGCAAAAGGAGATATGCACTATTGGGGGGTATGGCATAGCAGGGAACCTTTTACGGCATTTAGGAAGCATTACCCTAGATTTATGTCTGAATTCGGTATCCAGTCCTTTCCGGGAATTAAGACTATAGAAAGTTTCACACTACCGAAAGATAGGAATATTTTTTTCTATGTAATGGAATCCCATCAGAAAAATCCTACAGGAAATGAAAAGATATTTTATTACATAGCACAAAACTTTAAATATCCCAAAGACTTTGAATCCGTTTCTTATACTTCCCAATTGGTTCAGGCTGAAGGAATAAAATATGGGGTGGAACATTGGAGAAGGAATAAGGGAAGGTGTATGGGGGCTATTTATTGGCAGCTTAATGATTGTTGGCCTGTAGCTTCTTGGTCTAGCATCGATTACTATGGTAGATGGAAGGCCCTACATTACTATGCAAAGAGATTTTTTAATCCCGTGCTGATATCTGCGAAAGAAGAGGGTACCTTAGTAAAGCTTCATATTGTAAATGATAGGTTAGAGGATATTAAAGGAAAAATCAATTGGAAATTAAGGGATAATAGATTCAACATTTTAGAAGAAGGAATAAGGTCTGTGGAAATCCCTAGGAATAGTACGGGTATGTATGAAGAATTGGATTTTAGAAAGAGTTTAAGTAACTTTAATCAAAAATCAAAAACATATTTAGAGTATGAATTAATCATTGATAGAAAAATAGAAAATGCAGGAACCTTTTTATTTGTTCCGCCAAAGCACTTTGAATTATTAGATCCTGCCATCAAATGGGATATAGAAGAAACTACAGATGAATTTATTTTTAGTATATATTCTATAGCTTTTGCAAAGGCTGTAGAGATTGATACTAAGGAAATAGATATAAAAGTAGAGGATAATTATTTTGATATATCTAGTGGTAAGGTTTACAAGGTAATTTTACAAAAGAAAGACATTTCAAAACCGATATCCATGAAAGAATTAAGAAATAAAATAACGATAAAAAGCTTATTTGATACATTTTGATAAATATCTTCCCTCATTTTAAAACGCAAAAGAGCCCCATCTATGATGCGGGCTCTTTTGTGTTATATATTTTCAAAGGAAGGTTCACCCTGTTTCTTCCAAATTTTTTAGCCTTATAAAGGGCATCATCGGCAGATTTTATAAGGTCGCCTTTATTTTTTGCTGTATCGGGATAAACGGATATTCCTATGGAAACAGTAATATTAACAGGGGGGCCAATGTCGATATCAAAAGGATTTTCTTGAACAGCTATACGAATTTTTTCCGCCATATCATAGGTTTTAGACATGGAAGAATTAAAAAGTAAAATGCAAAATTCTTCTCCGCCTATTCTAAAGACATTTTGGGGGGAACAGTTATTTTTTAATATAGATGCAAATTGTTTTAATATTTTGTCCCCAGCAGGATGACCATAGGTATCGTTTATATGTTTGAAATAATCAATATCCAGCATTATAAGAGAGAGTTTTGCATTTTCTTTAGAAACAGATGAAAATGCCTTTGAAAATTTCAGGTGAAATTGTCTAGTATTATTAATCCCTGTTAAAAAATCTTGGGTGGCTTGGGTTTTAAGATGAAAAAACAAATGATAGTTTTTCCTTATTATATTTAGAAGAATATATATATAAGAACTTAGTAATATACAAATGATAATAAAAAGATATAAGGGAGGGGATATGGATTTCGAATAAATAAAAAATGTTATAAAACAAGAAACATTTAAAAATATCCACTTTTTTAATAGAGAGAAAGGAAGTCTACCGATAATTGTGCAGAAAGCTATAATAAGTATACTTATTATAGCTTCTTCAAAGGAAGGGGTGGAAATAAAACGAAATCCAAGAAGTATAACTCCCCCTATTAAAGAAGAAATATAGCCACCTAATAGGCTTAAGGGGGAAAGAATCGTCCATAAAATGCCTAAGTACAATAAGGAATTTGCAGGGAAATTAGGATAAAAAAGCAAGAATATTCCGGTAAATCCTCCTACTAGGCCGAGAGTTTGTTTTTTATATTCATTTTCCTTAAACCAATAATCCTTAAATAAAATACTGCCAAGGGTTACAACAGAAGTAACCAAAAGTAGTTTACTTAAAATTTCATAGGGCATATGAATTCCTTCTTTTTCATAATTTAGAATTATAGCTGTATAATACTATTATAAGTATTTTCACATAAAATACAAATAGAAATGGTTCGAAATTACTACAAAGATATAATATTATCGGATTAGCATGAAGGTTTTAGATATTTATTCCTACTGGACAAGTGGTAGATTCTATGTTAAAATAAGTTGTTGTTTGGACAAGTAAATAAGTGATGGGTAGTTGCCAAGCGGTAAGGCTCAGGATTCTGACTCCTGCATGCGAAGGTTCGAATCCTTCCTACCCAGTCATCGCGAGCGGGTGTGGCGGAATAGGCAGACGCAGCAGACTCAAAATCTGCCGGTGGCAACACCGTGGGGGTTCGACTCCCTTCATCCGCATTAAATAAAGTAGAGTACATATGTACTCCACTTTTGCGTTGGTTGCCAAGATTGTTCTATAGGCTTTACGGCTATTCTAATGCATTTTTACCCTATAATATCTTTTAGAGAGCAATAGATAGCAACCTTTATGACCATCTTAAAGTTTACC
Proteins encoded in this region:
- a CDS encoding glycosidase; this encodes MNPGKEFDERLKKLLRQYEKLINCQNEKLEDTNGVFFRYKYPVLTKDHTPIFWKYDLDMDTNPYLMERLGINAVFNAGAIELNNKFYLVARVEGNDRKSFFAVAESDTGIDGFRFWDYPILMPETKNPDTNVYDMRLVKHEDGWIYGLFCTERKNLNVPLGDTSSAIAQCGIARTKDLKHWERLPDLVTKSPQQRNVVLHPEFINGKYAFYTRPQDDFIEAGSGGGIGFGFSKSMENPIIDEERIIDEKVYHTIKEVKNGQGAAPIKTAKGWLHIAHGVRNTAAGLRYVLYAFLTDLKKPDEVISAPGGYLIAPEGEERIGDVLNVVFCNGVIARKSGEIYIYYASSDTRTHVATTTVDRLLDYVLNTPSDPLYSYACVKQRYELIDKNLKLMKS
- a CDS encoding glycoside hydrolase family 2 protein, giving the protein MIEMTLNGQWLMKKVDDSKWMGGEVPGSVYKDFLDNGIIPDPYYRDNEESIMKLSDYDYEYKRNFKIDCDMLSYDKVYLSCDGIDTLSTVEINGKEVLKTDNMHSQYEIEIKDFLIVGENEIRVVIYSPTKYIKLKNKEQFLWNTSDALKGIGHIRKAHYMFGWDWGPKLPDMGIWRDISLKAYSKKRIKDIYITQHHKKEKVILDLDISCENWENNFNDITIQVTSPDGESIEFKKENMSNKDKIQIDILDPKLWWPNGYGEQPLYKIEVILKENARILDKRFLRIGLRTLTIKQEKDKWGESFAFEINGIMIFSKGANYIPEDNILGRCNKERTKMLIEDCIDANFNTIRVWGGGIYPEDYFYDLCDKYGLIVWQDFMYACTVYDLNGDFKKSIEKETIDNVKRIRHHACLGLWCGNNEMESAWVEWNFPKTPKLKCDYIKQFEVLIFDIVNEYDPNTFYWPSSPSSGGNFDNPSSEAKGDMHYWGVWHSREPFTAFRKHYPRFMSEFGIQSFPGIKTIESFTLPKDRNIFFYVMESHQKNPTGNEKIFYYIAQNFKYPKDFESVSYTSQLVQAEGIKYGVEHWRRNKGRCMGAIYWQLNDCWPVASWSSIDYYGRWKALHYYAKRFFNPVLISAKEEGTLVKLHIVNDRLEDIKGKINWKLRDNRFNILEEGIRSVEIPRNSTGMYEELDFRKSLSNFNQKSKTYLEYELIIDRKIENAGTFLFVPPKHFELLDPAIKWDIEETTDEFIFSIYSIAFAKAVEIDTKEIDIKVEDNYFDISSGKVYKVILQKKDISKPISMKELRNKITIKSLFDTF
- a CDS encoding diguanylate cyclase produces the protein MPYEILSKLLLVTSVVTLGSILFKDYWFKENEYKKQTLGLVGGFTGIFLLFYPNFPANSLLYLGILWTILSPLSLLGGYISSLIGGVILLGFRFISTPSFEEAIISILIIAFCTIIGRLPFSLLKKWIFLNVSCFITFFIYSKSISPPLYLFIIICILLSSYIYILLNIIRKNYHLFFHLKTQATQDFLTGINNTRQFHLKFSKAFSSVSKENAKLSLIMLDIDYFKHINDTYGHPAGDKILKQFASILKNNCSPQNVFRIGGEEFCILLFNSSMSKTYDMAEKIRIAVQENPFDIDIGPPVNITVSIGISVYPDTAKNKGDLIKSADDALYKAKKFGRNRVNLPLKIYNTKEPAS